From Sediminibacterium sp. TEGAF015, a single genomic window includes:
- a CDS encoding amidase, giving the protein MKNTLLLLSLLFCAQIHAQDTISKKDIVAASKLFHLQFTEKEIDTMYLGVKDNLKVYSDMHKKSIRNSVPMSLWQNPLVPGMELPAIQKPIKWKLNKQAQLPQNKPNLAFYSLTDLASLIKSKKISSVELTRFFIDRIRQYGDSLECVISITEDIALMQAKRADDEIAAGKYRGLLHGIPYGLKDLFSVKGTKTTWGAAPFKNQVIEEDAYVYNRLTEAGAVLVAKFTLGALAMGDYWYGGRTKNPWNLKTGSSGSSAGSAAATVAGLVPFAIGTETWGSIISPSSTCGATGLRPTFGRISRTGAMALSWSLDKIGPICKNAEDAAIVFSHIHGTDGLDMSAVNIPFNYQPDADIRKLRIGFAKNYFDLIRDTSRNEWKVLKSFQEQGIELIPVEFPDTAVYKANIMDVIISAESAAAFDELTRYNIDDELTRQGPFDWPNSFRVSRLVPAVEYVNANRMRYELQQKIHAALKDIDVLICPTRGSGNQSAITNLTGQPVVCTPTGFDKRTGLPTSISFIGNLYDEAAILLTAKFYQSITDWETIYPPSFLKY; this is encoded by the coding sequence GCCTGCTTTTTTGTGCTCAAATACATGCACAAGACACTATTTCAAAAAAAGACATTGTTGCCGCATCAAAACTTTTTCATTTACAATTCACAGAAAAAGAAATTGACACGATGTATCTAGGCGTAAAGGATAATCTGAAAGTTTATTCCGATATGCATAAAAAAAGCATTCGCAACAGTGTTCCCATGAGTCTTTGGCAAAATCCGCTTGTACCGGGTATGGAACTGCCGGCTATACAAAAACCCATAAAATGGAAATTGAATAAGCAGGCTCAGCTTCCGCAGAATAAACCCAATCTGGCTTTTTATAGCCTAACAGATTTAGCTTCTCTGATTAAATCAAAAAAAATAAGTTCGGTAGAGCTAACTCGTTTTTTTATTGATAGAATCCGACAATACGGAGATAGTTTAGAGTGTGTTATATCTATTACCGAGGATATAGCACTGATGCAAGCCAAAAGAGCAGACGATGAAATTGCTGCGGGAAAATACAGGGGCTTATTACATGGCATTCCTTATGGTTTAAAAGACTTGTTTTCTGTAAAAGGAACCAAAACTACCTGGGGAGCTGCACCATTTAAAAATCAGGTAATTGAGGAAGATGCCTATGTATATAACCGTCTCACAGAAGCTGGCGCAGTATTGGTTGCCAAGTTTACACTGGGGGCATTGGCAATGGGAGATTATTGGTATGGAGGAAGAACCAAAAACCCCTGGAATCTAAAAACAGGATCATCGGGTTCATCTGCGGGTTCTGCAGCTGCAACCGTTGCCGGATTGGTTCCCTTTGCTATAGGAACAGAAACCTGGGGATCTATTATTTCTCCATCCTCAACATGCGGAGCTACTGGTTTAAGACCTACATTCGGTAGAATCAGCAGAACAGGGGCAATGGCGCTAAGCTGGAGCTTAGATAAGATAGGGCCAATCTGCAAAAATGCAGAAGATGCTGCCATCGTCTTTAGCCATATTCATGGAACAGATGGCTTAGATATGTCGGCGGTTAATATTCCTTTCAACTATCAACCAGATGCGGATATAAGAAAACTTAGAATAGGGTTCGCTAAAAACTATTTTGATTTAATCAGAGATACATCCAGAAACGAATGGAAAGTATTAAAGTCTTTTCAAGAGCAGGGTATTGAACTAATTCCTGTTGAGTTCCCGGATACAGCAGTGTATAAGGCCAATATTATGGACGTAATCATCAGCGCAGAATCTGCGGCTGCTTTTGATGAACTCACCCGATACAATATTGATGATGAATTAACCAGACAAGGCCCTTTTGACTGGCCGAATAGTTTCAGGGTTTCCCGTTTGGTTCCAGCGGTTGAATATGTAAATGCCAACAGAATGCGCTATGAGTTGCAGCAAAAAATACACGCGGCGTTGAAGGATATTGATGTATTGATTTGCCCAACCAGAGGAAGTGGAAATCAATCTGCTATTACCAATTTAACGGGTCAACCGGTAGTATGCACCCCTACAGGCTTTGATAAAAGAACGGGGCTTCCTACCAGTATCAGCTTTATTGGCAATCTTTATGATGAAGCAGCAATTTTATTGACAGCCAAATTTTATCAGTCTATTACAGATTGGGAGACGATATATCCACCCTCTTTTCTCAAATACTAG
- a CDS encoding sensor histidine kinase — protein sequence MFTINNKPVVIFISVLLFAGFIFSLYTITQSGKRFEQVSMKVMEDKNNLLPSKAVVQLKRNYKTISSGFFNPGFSANKWWILAETPAAPGYFLQIANPHINEIRIYTLKNNQPLLAYESGDYFPFKKRFLDDPDFWFPIPFNTEGVLIEVDKRGESLEVPVRIITQKEMIHYLSDQKMVYGIFLGWMIFLGLLNIFLWASLKDNIHVFYILFIGSSALWVIANWGLGFQYIWPNTPEWASKARPVFSTTSFLLILELASRYFTPDERKPVYIGFTRLLQSLLLILLGVFVFGNIIIANQLIRLLTLSFANILWFLSMLTVLFFIAKSYQKMKAIALFFLFAFLSQSVFGILIIFSQFNVEADWVFFINRYGSAIGILANSTILSFGLSQRYNYYKQEREQAQQELVNERNQQADRMIQAQEEERSRLARELHDGLGGLLGSIRIGAFNKLKQDNVNQEWLDAQLSEAIEDLRNIAHDLMPVSLPEKGLVYILEKTVARWNAANQFKTHLDCSISKRYPLPVEAGLYRIVSELIYNVKKHARASEVYVSIWEEKNNDTLTLLVEDNGIGFSTDVATGIGLKNIRYRVDYLGGKVSIDSNSNGTSIVIEISGLKKPIHAQ from the coding sequence ATGTTTACAATAAACAACAAGCCTGTAGTCATCTTTATAAGTGTGCTACTGTTTGCTGGCTTTATATTTTCCCTATATACAATTACACAATCGGGAAAACGGTTTGAACAAGTAAGCATGAAAGTGATGGAGGATAAAAATAATCTGCTGCCAAGTAAGGCTGTTGTTCAATTAAAGCGTAATTATAAAACCATCAGCAGTGGGTTTTTTAATCCAGGATTTTCCGCAAATAAATGGTGGATATTAGCAGAGACTCCGGCAGCACCCGGCTATTTTCTGCAGATTGCCAATCCACATATCAATGAAATCAGAATCTATACGCTCAAGAATAATCAACCTTTACTCGCTTATGAATCCGGAGATTATTTTCCTTTTAAGAAACGATTTTTAGATGATCCCGATTTTTGGTTTCCAATACCATTTAATACAGAAGGAGTTTTGATTGAAGTTGATAAAAGAGGGGAGTCTTTAGAAGTACCAGTTAGAATTATTACTCAAAAAGAAATGATTCATTATCTCTCCGATCAAAAAATGGTATATGGTATTTTTCTAGGATGGATGATCTTTCTTGGTTTGCTGAATATTTTTTTATGGGCATCTTTAAAGGACAATATCCATGTGTTTTATATATTATTTATCGGCTCTTCAGCTTTATGGGTAATAGCCAACTGGGGACTGGGTTTTCAGTATATCTGGCCCAATACACCCGAATGGGCAAGTAAGGCGAGGCCCGTTTTTAGTACCACATCTTTTTTGTTAATCCTAGAGCTGGCCAGTCGCTATTTTACACCCGATGAAAGAAAGCCGGTATATATTGGTTTCACTAGACTTTTACAATCGCTCTTACTTATTTTATTAGGGGTTTTTGTATTTGGTAATATAATAATTGCTAATCAACTGATACGCTTATTAACACTGAGTTTTGCAAATATTTTATGGTTTCTTTCGATGTTGACGGTTTTGTTTTTTATTGCTAAAAGCTATCAAAAAATGAAAGCCATTGCTTTGTTTTTCCTTTTTGCATTTCTTTCTCAATCTGTATTTGGAATCCTTATTATTTTTTCTCAATTCAATGTAGAAGCAGACTGGGTTTTCTTTATTAATCGATATGGTTCAGCCATTGGCATACTTGCCAACAGTACCATTCTTTCATTTGGTTTGAGTCAACGTTATAATTACTATAAACAGGAAAGAGAACAGGCACAGCAGGAGCTGGTAAATGAGCGAAATCAACAGGCAGACCGAATGATACAGGCCCAGGAAGAAGAGCGGTCCAGACTGGCCAGAGAACTACATGACGGATTGGGCGGGTTATTGGGAAGTATACGTATTGGTGCTTTTAATAAACTAAAACAGGACAATGTTAATCAGGAATGGTTAGATGCGCAACTATCTGAAGCAATAGAGGATTTAAGAAATATTGCCCATGATTTGATGCCGGTGAGTTTACCCGAAAAAGGCCTGGTTTATATTTTAGAAAAGACTGTAGCCCGCTGGAACGCAGCCAATCAGTTTAAAACGCATTTGGATTGCAGTATCAGCAAACGATATCCTTTGCCTGTTGAAGCCGGTTTGTATAGAATTGTTTCTGAATTAATTTACAATGTAAAAAAACATGCCAGAGCATCAGAAGTGTACGTATCCATCTGGGAAGAGAAAAACAACGATACGCTTACTTTATTGGTTGAGGATAATGGAATAGGCTTTTCTACTGATGTTGCTACAGGAATCGGATTAAAGAATATCCGTTACAGGGTGGATTATCTGGGTGGAAAAGTTTCTATTGATTCCAACTCAAATGGAACTAGTATTGTAATTGAAATATCCGGACTGAAAAAACCTATTCATGCACAATAG